A stretch of DNA from Spirosoma endbachense:
GTACGGTATGCCATGCTGGATCGGGAGGCCCCGGCGCAGGTACTTAAGGGCTGGGTGCAGATTCTGCGCGAAGGCGTCAGCATGAAATAATCTTAAGCATAGAATAAAGCAATTGGGGTGAGTAAGGGATTGGTTTAACCAATCCCTTACTCACCCCAATTGCTTTATTACGGAAATGACTTACGCTATCGCATATTGTGATACACCATCTGCACGTCATCGTCTTCTTCGATGCGTTCGATGAGCTTTTCTACATCAGCAACTTCGTCGTCGGTTAATTCTTTGTAGTCGTTTGGAATGCGCTCGAACTCGGCCTGTTTGATATCATAGCCTTTTTCTTCCAGAAACTTCTGAATAGAACCAAACGCCGTAAACTCACCATAGATCACATACTGATTCGCTTCATCGTCGAATTCTATTTCATCGCCCCCAACATCGATCAGTTCCAGTTCCAGCTCTTCCTGATCGATACCGTCGGCCGGAATGCGAAAGACGGATTTCCGGTCGAACAGGAAATCGAGCATACCCTGGGTGCCGAGGCTACCACCGAGTTTATTGAGATAGCTCCGAACGTTGGCTACCGTACGGTTGTGATTGTCGGTTGCCGTTTCGATAACGAGCGCAATGCCGTGTGGAGCATAGGCTTCATAAACGATCTCTTTATAGTCTTCCTGATCCTTCGACGAAGCTTTTTTGATCGCCCGGTCTACGTTTTCCTTCGGCATGTTAGCCGCTTTGGCATTCTGGATAATAGCCCGCAGACGACCATTGGTGTCGGGGTCAGGACCGCCGTTTTTAACGGCGATAACGATATCTTTTCCGATGCGGGTAAAGGTCTTTGCCATTTGCCCCCACCGTTTCATTTTACGCGCTTTCCGGTATTCAAACGCTCTTCCCATTGTGGTTTATGGTTTATGGTATTCGATTTTCAGCATTCGGGTTGCGTGATTCGTGTGTCAGGCAATCATAAATAGAATACTGTAAGCTGTCACCTTATACTTGTTGCTCAATTATTTCTGAATTCAAAACGGGAACGTCAACCTGACCGCGCATCAAATCCTCGAAGGTTTCGCGCTGGCGGATCAGGTATGGATTTCCGTCGTATACCAACACTTCTGCCGGACGAAGGCGGGCATTATAGTTGGAAGACATACTGAAGCCATAAGCCCCTGCATTTTCGAACGACAGCACATCGCCGGGCCGTACGTCAGGCAGTGGCCGGTCGGTAGCGAAGGTGTCTGTTTCGCAGATATAGCCAACGACAGTATACGTTTTCTCGTTACCCAGCGGGTTCGAAACGTTTTTGATGTCATGA
This window harbors:
- a CDS encoding YebC/PmpR family DNA-binding transcriptional regulator, translated to MGRAFEYRKARKMKRWGQMAKTFTRIGKDIVIAVKNGGPDPDTNGRLRAIIQNAKAANMPKENVDRAIKKASSKDQEDYKEIVYEAYAPHGIALVIETATDNHNRTVANVRSYLNKLGGSLGTQGMLDFLFDRKSVFRIPADGIDQEELELELIDVGGDEIEFDDEANQYVIYGEFTAFGSIQKFLEEKGYDIKQAEFERIPNDYKELTDDEVADVEKLIERIEEDDDVQMVYHNMR